One part of the Dunckerocampus dactyliophorus isolate RoL2022-P2 chromosome 11, RoL_Ddac_1.1, whole genome shotgun sequence genome encodes these proteins:
- the atoh1b gene encoding protein atonal homolog 1b — MSTKTELPNWPQYAEDFTQNNVAPKSWICPNSLRVFAMRAGSADANPPLVEHLVPEMPDGGSATGIPEVGREEAAETTAHCGPQRHRRVAANARERRRMHGLNKAFDELRSVIPSLENEKKLSKYDTLQMAQIYITELSELLAGVVHQECRNSHPASTDKPTRRNLIHTLIPDPNPRTEQRDPPSSHLIILGPKSDLNKSTSCNSSDGESSHLSDMEESHSGKL, encoded by the coding sequence ATGAGTACCAAAACAGAGCTTCCAAACTGGCCACAGTATGCTGAGGACTTCACGCAAAATAACGTGGCTCCCAAAAGTTGGATCTGTCCCAATTCCCTGCGCGTCTTTGCCATGCGGGCCGGCTCCGCGGACGCTAACCCCCCGCTGGTGGAGCACCTTGTGCCAGAGATGCCAGACGGTGGATCCGCCACAGGGATCCCCGAGGTCGGCCGAGAGGAGGCGGCCGAGACGACGGCCCACTGCGGCCCCCAGAGACACCGGCGGGTGGCAGCTAACGCACGGGAGAGGAGAAGGATGCACGGCCTCAACAAAGCCTTCGACGAGCTGAGGAGCGTCATCCCCTCCTTGGAGAATGAGAAGAAGCTGTCCAAGTATGACACCCTCCAAATGGCGCAGATTTACATCACCGAGCTGTCGGAGCTTCTGGCCGGCGTGGTGCACCAGGAATGCAGAAACTCTCATCCAGCTTCCACGGACAAACCCACCAGGAGGAACCTGATCCACACGCTCATCCCGGACCCGAACCCACGGACGGAGCAACGGGACCCCCCCTCTTCCCACCTCATCATACTTGGGCCTAAGTCTGATCTGAATAAAAGCACTTCTTGCAACAGCAGTGATGGGGAATCTTCGCATCTCAGTGACATGGAGGAAAGTCACAGCGGGAAACTTTAA